Genomic DNA from Pectinophora gossypiella chromosome 20, ilPecGoss1.1, whole genome shotgun sequence:
gtgtatCTGTACGTATTTGGTATTAGAATATTCGTTCGTAAAACCAAGTTGTTGTGAACACGCTCTTGTGTTATAAGATGTTGGTTATTTTATTTGACGGCATGACAGAAGGACAGGACCTATCTTTGTAGGCTAATGTATACGAAataatcaaattttaatattgtacaaATATCGTAGATTTTActgattatttaattattattatgttacttcTAGTTGAATTTTGTTAATCAACCGTATTCCGCAACGTTTGTTTTAATATTGGAAACACTTCACTAATATTACTGTATGTTTATCGTATTAACAAATTTAAGACAAGGATTGTATCGAAAATAATGTGCAATATCAATTAAATTCATCAAAAACGTTAACGATTTGTATTGGTAGTTTCAAGCCGTTTATAGTTAGTCATACATACTTTGATAATTTCGAATAGATCCCGATGTATTGATGTGATTTATTTAACTATAGAGTTACACATGTTTGTTTAGACGTAAGATACAATAGAAaatgttaaaaagtaaaaaaatattgtggtcGATGTCATCGGCGAATGTTACAGGTACGAGTCACCGATATCATGATAGgtatacaattataataaattctatGTCACACTCACTCCCATCTCATCTGTATCTGTCTTTGAAGTAAAAAgacataaataaatgtatatatatgatGTTGGTGTCTTATTATAGTTCTTTGATATCCTTTGAATGGATcaggcgggttaaaaaggccacacacaagtgcgcaatgcaaacaaatgtcaaatagcaatattgctttcttagatgaattgcttcgatatggctaTTTTAACCTCCCAGTTCACCAGCCCAACAGCCTTATAGTCCTTGGCGAAAATAGAGATTAACgtgattatttttatcattatttttagatGACATGTGTCGCCTGCCCAGCCCACTCTACTAAGGAATATGGGCTCATATCTGCATTATATATTTGTGATCTAAAATAAACCAATCTAAATTGCGTGAAATGGAACGTTAATTTGACCTTCAGGAAATAGTTgccaaattaaatatttttccccgAATGTAAGcagtttaaaatgttttttttactgaAATCACCTTAAATACTATGGTATTTAAGTCTTTTTATTATGACAATATTAGTACACAAGTATATAGTTTCAGGCGGCGATAAGAGTCAGCGGGTATCCTTAAGTTTGAAATATGAGATAAGGCAATAAAAATGATTTCTTGTccgtattatttctttattttactattacAATACTTAATCAATATtgattcaaaaactgttttTTAACGCCAGTTCATATTTTTAGCATAAGTACTTTTTGTGTATCtgtgaaataatttataaagtaTGAAAACGAGGTCATTCAGCTATGGATTCTAGCAACACTGATTTGAAAATGTCAATCAAATTCAGTATTTGAAAATTCTGTGGTGAAAATGGTTGCTGTGCTCAAAGATTTCTAAATTACCTCCTAGATTGTAGTGAAAACATCGAAATTCTTTAGTAGACATGACTGAAAAGGAGATTACGatggaagacctagaagaaacGGTGAGTTGGAAGTGCCATATACGGGTAGTGGGCGGCGTTAGAACGGTTTTATAGCGGTCCACAGAACTAGGTCATGCAGCCGCTTCCCTATAAATAGTAAAACAATTTCCATTTCATGGTCCAATAAAAGGGTCAAGCTATTAACTATCAGCTGCTGTAAATGTCAGCTGAAAAGTATACGGGATTTGATTGAAATAGGCATGAGTGAATGAGTTGTTATTAGACAGAAAATACGCCTTGGGAACAGATTGTTTGTTTTCGTGTTTACTTAGTCGGTGTAAACGGCCGAATAATGAGACTCGATAAATTAAGTATGCCTTTAGGTATTTTAATTTGGTGCCAGCACATGCAGACAATACACTAACATTAATACTTCAAGATTTATATATGTGAACCGTGATGCCTAttagtaatatttatataaaggtGAAACAAACGGATGAGCAGCTTGACCTGATGGCGTGGAAGCTGGAAGATGGTGACAAACAGCTGGTGGTACCGGTGGACAACCAGGAGCAGTGTGTCATGAACTTGCTCAAATCTGTCTCCGAGGTGAGGAGTGTCTGTTTTAACCCACTTGCTTCTATGTTGCCGTATGACATTTAGCATATTAACGAAATATAATCAAACTACTAATGGTTGGTTGGTTAACAATACAATATTCACACCCATTATCTCTATCAGGGTAGACAAAGAAAGAGAAAGTGTATTGAACATTGTAATGATTATGCTTGACAATAAGTAAtttgaaatattatataatataaataatagtatattcataattatgtatgttttgtgtaattaAATTGTGTTATCCGAAAATAGGGTATTTTTAAAGCATAAATTGGTGCACAAttttaccaaaaatatttttttactttcctCTACATTCTGAGTCCCCAGAAACACCATTCCTTACACTATTTCTCTAGGGTTTGCCAGTATCTAATAATGAATTCACAGCAAAGAATGGCTTTTATTAACATTACTTCTCTCATGATTGTTTAACACACTTGTTTCCTGTTAGTGATTCACAAATAACACTTGCTAAGAATTTTTACATGATAACATGGTTACTCACATACTTCTCTATATAAAGCTGTGAAGTATAGTAGGTATTGAAGATAATATAATTGGTTGTAAAAGAATAATGTTTGTTTTCAGCCCCTTGCATTATAGTGTTGATAAAAGGTCAGGACAATATTAGTGTATGACGTCATGTTGCTTACAGCTTGCCATTTTTCAGATTAAATGTACatattattttgtgtattatGTTCAAAATTATGCATGTTAAATCAATAACGAGGTAAAAAGGAAACTTAATGAGGTCattaagaaaaacaataatCTAATGTTCAAATTTTTCAATGAAAAATCGTAAGCTGTAATAATCATGCTTGGTATTAGAAAGGAGGCTTAAATGTGGTACAAAGTTTAAGCCGAATATTTCCAAAAGCCCTCCAAAAAGGGCCCGGTGTTTCACTAACGCTTGCATCTAGGGCTTCTAAATATTCGTTGCCAGAACCGCAGATGtgggaatatttaaaaaatatttaaataatagttttacAATATCAATGTATTATTTTACAAACTTTATCCTTTATTCTATCTCCTCAATGCTTTATCTTTCTATGTTTAGTTTCAAGTTTTGTTTGAATCACATTCACACAAACTATACTTCAAGATATGGTGTGAACCATAGTCATGTCATATCGCTAGAAAGGATTTTTCTTTGTGTGCTATCAAATTATTTGTGCGACCAAGACATGTTttgtaaatcaaatcaaacagtttgaatactttaaattttcaaactcgtaaaacattttataatcgcgcaagaaaacataaaaacattgttGAAGTCATAAAAAGACCCATCACATTTGTTATAAAGTAGGTTTATAAACCTAAAATGCGATGGTCTTTTACGAAGTcacaataaaattgtttattgccTACAGGCAACAAAAGTCTTGCTACAACAAAACAGTCTTGGCTGCAAGGTTGAATGTTTATGTTACTAAAGCATACAACATATATGCAGGTGCGGTCAGATTACCAGCAGCTGCGGCGTGAGCTGGTGGAGGTGCAGGCGTTGCAGCGCGAGCTGTCAAGCAAGCTGCGCTCGCAGCTGCGCCTCGTGCACGGCAAGTTTGCGCGCCTGCGCCAGCGCCTCGCCGCGGTCTCACCCCAGCGCTGAACCGACCAACATGAACCTCTCATGTCACTCAGTACCTTGGTGACGTTTTACGGTGCTAATTTAAAAGTTGCTGGTAATACTTATTGATGTTTTATGACAACTTTGACCGtctcgtaaataaaaataataatggtcAAAGTTGAAGAATGATTCACATAAAGTATTAATTTCTGGGTATTTACATAATCGGCTACTATACAGATGTTTCGTTAGCTGTTCGATTTGTTCACAATATTGTTACTTTGTAGAAATGTAAAATATGTATTCAGGGCCTGAAATTTGAGGCATTCATTATTAATGTTAAATTGTGGCCTAGAGTTGAATGAAGTTCTAAAGAAAACGGTTCTAAATTAAAATCGAATTGTTATGTGTTACTGACTGAAGGgatattgttattataaattctAAATTGTTGTTTCTTATATAGGAAATTACTTTCAAATGACATGAGAGGAGAATGACAAACACAAATTAAATTGTCTAAAAGATCCATTAGTGCCCCAATAGTGAAACTTATAGAATTGAATTTATCGAATATAATTATGTGCCAATATTTAGAGTAACGTACAAGTAATGTAGATTATACTCGTGTCAAAGTAAAGTGTGGTAAGTATCAAAGTAATGAAACGTAAAAATGATCTCATATAATGTGGAGCTCGAAGtacaaaatgtgtttttaaagtACTTGTTTCGACGTGACTGTATCGCGAATTGATTTTTGGAAGAATtacctatacaggatgttagtgacatagtaacgaacactgagggggatgattcagaccatgattctgagctgttatcaagtggaatttcccgtcggaaaattcatgaaaatattagtttcttttaattattttcagttccatacttttacgacggaaaattcaatttgatatcaactcagaatcatggtctaaatcatccctcaaatttctcgttacgatgtcactaacaccttgta
This window encodes:
- the LOC126376331 gene encoding uncharacterized protein LOC126376331, whose amino-acid sequence is MTEKEITMEDLEETVKQTDEQLDLMAWKLEDGDKQLVVPVDNQEQCVMNLLKSVSEVRSDYQQLRRELVEVQALQRELSSKLRSQLRLVHGKFARLRQRLAAVSPQR